One genomic region from Triplophysa dalaica isolate WHDGS20190420 chromosome 23, ASM1584641v1, whole genome shotgun sequence encodes:
- the LOC130413012 gene encoding carnitine O-palmitoyltransferase 1, liver isoform, producing the protein MAEAHQAVAFQFTITPEGIDLQLSHQALRQVYLSGLRSWKKRVVRLKNNVITGVYPASPSSWLFVVIAILATMYTRSDPSMGLIAKIQEHLPVSDSLSVQCRTMVSAVLFSTLLWLSLIFTMRLCLKQLLSYHGWMFEQHGNVSTTTKIWAGMVRIFSGRQPLLYSYQGSLPNLPVPAVKDTVNRYLESVRPLMNDSEYERMTNLAKEFEGSLGNRLQWYLKLKAMWASNYVSDWWEEYVYLRGRGPIMVNSNYYGMDFLYVTPTPIQAARAGNTLHACLLYRRKLNREEIKPSRVPGLNVPLCAAQCERIFNTTRIPGEETDSLVHWQDSEYVAVFHRGRYFRLWLYHAGRMLSPREIEHQVQSILDDPSPPAPGEAKLAALTAGDRIPWAQARKDFFSAGVNKRSLDCIEKAAFFVALDDDEQGMMGDDPAGNLDRYAKSLFHGKCYDRWFDKSFTVVLYKNGKNGLNAEHSWADAPVMAHLWEYVMTTDCFQLGYNEEGHCKGDVDSSLPRPQRLSWDISAECQERVERSLAVAQALADDIDFHVYPIQEFGKGAIKKCKISPDAFIQIALQLAYYRNRGTFTLTYEASMTRLFREGRTETVRSCTSESYAFVKALESGESKEVCRHLFRAAAERHQNLYRMAMTGAGIDRHLLCLYIVSKYLGEESPFLKEVLSDTWRLSTSQTPLQQVELFDFVNHPDYTTCGGGFGPVADDGYGVSYIIIGENMINLHISSKFSCPQTDSHKFGAQIVQAMKDLLMLMSPEKTDGSKTENHFQNKKHL; encoded by the exons ATGGCTGAAGCCCATCAGGCCGTGGCGTTTCAGTTCACTATAACTCCAGAGGGGATTGATCTGCAGCTATCCCATCAGGCCCTGAGACAGGTTTATCTGTCAGGTCTTCGCTCGTGGAAGAAACGTGTTGTTCGGCTGAAG AACAACGTGATCACCGGCGTGTATCCTGCTAGTCCGTCCTCGTGGCTGTTTGTTGTCATCGCGATCCTGGCCACCATGTACACGCGCTCTGACCCCTCCATGGGACTGATCGCTAAAATCCAGGAACATCTGCCCGTCAG tGATTCTCTGAGCGTTCAGTGCCGGACGATGGTGTCGGCTGTGTTGTTCAGTACGCTCCTCTGGTTGTCTCTTATCTTCACCATGAGACTTTGTCTGAAGCAGTTACTGTCTTATCACGGCTGGATGTTCGAGCAACATGGGAATGTGTCCACCACCACCAAAATCTGGGCG ggTATGGTTCGGATCTTCTCCGGCAGACAGCCTCTGTTGTACAGCTACCAGGGGTCTCTACCCAACCTGCCCGTACCAGCGGTGAAGGACACCGTTAACAGG TATCTGGAATCTGTGCGTCCGCTGATGAATGATTCTGAATATGAGAGGATGACAAATCTAGCCAAAGAGTTCGAGGGCAGTCTGGGGAACCGTCTGCAGTGGTATCTCAAACTCAAAGCCATGTGGGCTTCCAACTAC GTCAGCGATTGGTGGGAGGAGTATGTCTACCTGAGGGGCCGTGGCCCAATTATGGTCAATAGCAACTACTATGGAATG GACTTCCTCTACGTGACGCCGACACCCATTCAAGCAGCACGGGCAGGCAACACGCTTCACGCTTGCCTCTTGTACCGAAGGAAACTCAACCGAGAGGAAATCAAACCT AGTCGTGTTCCAGGTTTAAATGTTCCTCTGTGTGCAGCTCAGTGTGAGAGGATCTTCAACACCACACGGATTCCAGGGGAAGAGacgg aTTCTCTGGTCCACTGGCAGGACAGCGAGTATGTGGCTGTGTTTCACAGAGGTCGTTATTTCCGCCTGTGGCTGTATCACGCCGGCCGTATGTTGTCACCGAGAGAGATCGAACACCAGGTTCAGAGTATCCTCGATGACCCGTCACCCCCTGCGCCGGGAGAGGCCAAGCTCGCTGCTCTGACCGCGGGAGACAG AATCCCTTGGGCTCAGGCCAGAAAGGACTTTTTTAGTGCGGGGGTGAACAAGAGATCTCTGGACTGCATTGAGAAAGCTGCGTTCTTTGTTGCCCTCGACGACGATGAGCAAGGCATGATGGGAGACGACCCAGCTGGGAATTTGGATCGCTATGCAAAGTCTCTGTTTCACGGCAAGTGCTACGACAG GTGGTTTGATAAGTCTTTCACTGTGGTGCTCTATAAGAACGGAAAGAATGGACTGAACGCTGAGCACTCGTGGGCAGACGCACCTGTAATGGCTCACCTGTGGGAG TATGTGATGACAACTGACTGCTTCCAGTTGGGTTATAATGAAGAAGGCCACTGTAAAGGAGATGTTGACTCGTCGCTGCCGCGTCCTCAGAGACTCAGCTGGGATATATCTGCAGAG TGTCAGGAGCGTGTGGAGAGGTCTCTCGCTGTGGCACAGGCGCTGGCCGATGATATTGACTTTCACGTGTACCCAATACAAGAATTTGGCAAGGGCGCCATCAAGAAGTGTAAAATCAGTCCTGATGCCTTCATTCAGATCGCTTTACAGCTGGCCTATTACAGG AATAGAGGAACGTTCACTCTGACATACGAAGCGTCAATGACGCGATTGTTCCGCGAGGGCCGTACCGAAACCGTCCGTTCCTGCACCAGCGAGAGCTATGCGTTTGTCAAAGCACTCGAAAGCGGAGAG AGTAAGGAGGTGTGCCGACACCTGTTCCGCGCGGCGGCCGAGAGACACCAGAACCTCTACAGGATGGCCATGACGGGCGCGGGCATTGACCGACACCTGCTCTGCCTCTACATCGTCTCCAAATACCTGGGAGAAGAGTCGCCGTTCCTCAAGGAG GTGCTCTCCGACACCTGGCGTCTCTCCACCAGTCAGACTCCTCTCCAGCAGGTGGAGCTGTTCGATTTCGTCAATCACCCAGACTACACCACCTGCGGCGGAGGATTTGGTCCA GTGGCGGATGATGGATACGGCGTGTCTTACATCATCATCGGAGAAAACATGATCAACCTCCACATTTCCAGCAAATTCTCTTGCCCTCAGACT GACTCTCATAAGTTTGGAGCTCAGATTGTCCAGGCCATGAAAGACCTCCTGATGTTGATGTCACCAGAAAAAACAGACGGGTCCAAAACTGAGAACCACtttcagaataaaaaacacCTGTAG
- the cdk5 gene encoding cyclin-dependent-like kinase 5: MQKYEKLEKIGEGTYGTVFKAKNRETHEIVALKRVRLDDDDEGVPSSALREICLLKELKHKNIVRLHDVLHSDKKLTLVFEYCDQDLKKYFDSCNGDLDPEIVKSFMYQLLKGLAFCHSRNVLHRDLKPQNLLINRNGELKLADFGLARAFGIPVRCYSAEVVTLWYRPPDVLFGAKLYSTSIDMWSAGCIFAELANAGRPLFPGNDVDDQLKRIFRLLGTPTEEQWQTMNKLPDYKPYPMYPATTSLVNVVPKLSSTGRDLLQNLLKCNPVQRISAEEALQHPYFADFCPP, translated from the exons ATGCAAAAGTATGAAAAGCTGGAGAAGATAGGAGAGG GCACCTATGGGACTGTTTTTAAGGCTAAAAACAGGGAGACGCATGAAATTGTGGCCCTCAAAAGAGTTAGACTGGATGATGATGACGAG GGGGTTCCAAGCTCAGCTTTACGAGAAATCTGTCTCCTGAAGGAgctgaaacataaaaacattgtacg GTTGCATGACGTCCTTCACAGTGATAAAAAGCTGACGTTAGTGTTCGAGTATTGTGATCAG GACTTGAAGAAATACTTTGACAGCTGTAATGGGGACTTGGATCCAGAAATTGTAAAG TCCTTTATGTATCAGTTACTGAAGGGACTAGCGTTCTGCCACAGTCGAAATGTTCTCCACCGGGACCTTAAACCACAAAATCTGCTCATCAACAGA AACGGCGAACTAAAGCTAGCTGACTTTGGTTTGGCCAGAGCTTTCGGGATCCCTGTGCGGTGTTATTCTGCAGAG GTGGTGACGTTGTGGTACAGACCCCCAGACGTGCTGTTTGGTGCTAAGTTATACTCTACCTCTATCGACATGTGGTCCGCAGGCTGTATATTTGCAG AACTAGCAAACGCTGGACGTCCTTTATTTCCTGGTAACGATGTGGACGACCAGTTAAAGAGGATCTTTCG GTTATTGGGAACACCGACAGAAGAACAGTGGCAAACTATGAATAAACTTCCAGATTATAAG ccGTATCCAATGTATCCCGCCACAACATCACTTGTAAATGTTGTCCCGAAGCTGAGCAGCACCGGCAGAGACCTGCTCCAG aatcttttaaaatgtaatccAGTCCAGCGCATCTCAGCAGAGGAAGCCCTACAGCACCCGTACTTTGCAGACTTCTGCCCACCCTAA
- the abcb8 gene encoding mitochondrial potassium channel ATP-binding subunit, whose product MMFHFARCSRLTRNTVTTDRYLCSLKIRDVFIHCKRRVQHTVQWSSSQNPATHFTVSAPVRIWRQAQKVLRLASRQQLRQSNISLKFILAPAALTVTARLFSSGAHCHVDVNNNTPAEVKEKTPEFSWSVLWVFVRPELLALIGAVILAFAAAVLNIQIPMMLGDLVNVVARHMREQAGHYMRDIRTPAVKLLGLYALQGMLTSGYIILLSRVGERVAANMRKTLFSSLLRQEVAFFDANKTGQLVNRLTSDIQEFKSSFKLVISQGLRSTTQTVGCFFSLYIISPKLTGLTVLVLPCLVGAGALIGSFLRALSRKAQEQVAKATGVADEALGNVRTVRAFAMEDRELEMYAAEVEKSAEMNETLGTGIAIFQGLSNIVLNSIVLGTIFAGGKLMACNDMSPGDLMSFLVASQTVQRSLASISILFGQMVRGMSAGARVFEYLTLEPSIPLTGGGRIPHRSLTGRVDFMNINFSYPTRPGNQVLKNFSLTLPPCRTVAIVGESGGGKSTVAALLERFYDPSGGEIMLDGLDIRTLDPSWLRGHVIGFISQEPVLFGTSVMENIRFGKPSATDVEVVAAAKQANAHNFITGFSDGYNTVVGERGVTLSGGQKQRIAIARALIKNPSILILDEATSALDAESERVVQEALDRATSGRTVLIIAHRLSTIQGADLICVMSDGRIVEAGTHLELLSKGGLYAELIKRQRSEK is encoded by the exons ATGATGTTTCATTTTGCTCGTTGCAGTCGACTGACACGCAACACTGTCACGACAGACAGATATTTGTGTTCCCTAAAAATAAGAGATGTTTTCATTCACTGCAAGCG ACGTGTTCAACACACAGTGCAGTGGAGCAGTTCTCAAAACCCAGCCACACATTTCACCGTCAGCGCTCCGGTTCGCATATGGAGACAAGCCCAGAAAGTTCTGCGCCTAGCATCCAGACAGCAGCTCAGGCAGTCAAACATCTCTCTGAAATTCATATTAGCACCAGCGGCTCTAACAGTGACAGCACGCCTGTTTAGCAGTGGAGCTCACTGTCATGTAGATGTGAATAATAACACACCAGCTGAAGTGAAAGAGAAGACTCCCGAGTTTAGCTGGAGTGTTCTTTGGGTGTTTGTTCGGCCGGAACTTCTTGCTTTAATTGGAGCCGTCATT CTTGCGTTCGCAGCTGCAGTCCTTAATATTCAGATTCCGATGATGTTGGGTGATCTGGTGAATGTTGTCGCTCGCCACATGAGGGAACAAGCAGGCCACTACATGAGAGACATTCGGACACCTGCTGTGAAGCTGCTTGGACTTTATGCTTTACAG ggAATGTTGACCAGTGGCTACATCATTCTTCTGTCCAGAGTTGGAGAAAGAGTGGCTGCTAACATGAGAAAAACTCTCTTCTCATCTTTGCTTCG ACAAGAAGTTGCGTTCTTTGATGCAAACAAGACCGGGCAGCTGGTTAATCGTCTCACATCAGACATCCAGGAGTTCAAATCCTCCTTCAAACTGGTCATTTCTCAG ggtTTGCGGAGCACCACACAAACAGTGGGATGTTTTTTCTCGCTGTACATCATCTCTCCGAAGCTCACGGGTCTCACTGTGCTGGTCCTCCCGTGTCTCGTGGGGGCTGGTGCTCTCATTGGCTCTTTTCTTCGTGCACTGTCACGAAAAGCACAAGAGCAG GTGGCTAAAGCTACAGGGGTTGCAGATGAGGCTCTTGGTAACGTGCGGACAGTGAGAGCGTTTGCCATGGAGGACAGAGAGCTTGA GATGTATGCAGCTGAGGTTGAGAAATCAGCTGAGATGAATGAAACGTTGGGCACAGGAATCGCCATATTTCAAGGCCTGTCCAACATCGTCCTGAACT CTATTGTTCTTGGGACTATTTTTGCTGGTGGAAAATTGATGGCTTGTAATGACATGTCACCTGGTGACCTGATGTCATTTTTAGTCGCCTCACAGACGGTTCAGAG ATCCCTCGCCAGCATTTCGATTCTGTTCGGTCAG ATGGTTCGAGGTATGAGCGCAGGGGCTCGTGTTTTCGAGTATTTGACTTTAGAGCCCAGCATTCCACTCACAGGAGGCGGTCGGATTCCTCACAGGTCTCTGACGGGAAGAGTTGACTTTATGAACATCAACTTCAG TTACCCAACAAGACCTGGCAACCAAGTTCTTAAGAACTTCAGTCTGACTCTTCCTCCCTGTAGAACGGTCGCTATTGTGGGCGAGTCGGGTGGAG GTAAATCCACTGTGGCTGCTCTGTTGGAACGCTTTTATGACCCCAGCGGTGGAGAAATAATGCTGGATGGACTGGACATCAGAACTCTGGATCCGTCCTGGCTGAGAGGACACGTCATTGGCTTCATTAGTCAG GAACCTGTTCTCTTTGGCACATCAGTAATGGAAAATATCCGGTTTGGAAAGCCCAGTGCTACTGACGTCGAGGTCGTAGCGGCTGCCAAACAAGCCAATGCTCATAATTTCATCACCGGCTTCTCAGACGGATACAACACAGTGGTCG GAGAGCGTGGAGTTACTCTGTCTGGAGGTCAGAAGCAGCGGATAGCCATCGCCCGGGCCCTGATCAAGAACCCCAGCATTCTGATTCTGGATGAGGCCACCAGCGCTCTGGATGCAGAGTCAGAGCGTGTGGTTCAGGAGGCTTTGGACAGAGCTACGTCAGGTCGCACCGTTCTCATCATCGCTCACCGTCTCAGCACCATTCAAGGGGCCGATCTCATCTGCGTCATGAGCGATGGGCGTATCGTTGAG GCTGGAACACACCTGGAATTACTGAGCAAAGGAGGGCTGTATGCTGAGCTTATAAAGAGACAACGGTCTGAAAAGTAA